Proteins encoded in a region of the Lathamus discolor isolate bLatDis1 chromosome Z, bLatDis1.hap1, whole genome shotgun sequence genome:
- the LOC136005874 gene encoding hydrocephalus-inducing protein-like: CNVREKQSQTILLSNPSSEAWTLQPIVEGKYWKGPEFIHLEARQKEKAYQVTYRPLTMSCGNKKHQGSIFFPLPDGTGLRYQLEGTAEAPRCSGAISRQVPCRNSHTELIPVSNWLQRPQRFLVVIDMLKPENLESSSVLQGCSYIDVPSSAKKDYQLTFFSYKEGVYRAKVTFLNETTGEYLFHMVTFKVMASGPIGTVEMSTAVRQRVSSTVKVDNPLPVPVTFAINCKVPGVSVPQHFTVPAQQPLKTGESTGHLVLQSSDLGSLSYNLQLKATSSRPEKPVYFRTTLGSRQTITTKIRNFAQQETEYLLQTNCADFQTAKSISAAPASAGGSELNVEVTFEPCHLGKAKATLQLSSALGGQYCIPLIGLALPPEPQGPFLIPAGGTTSISFRNVFPRATAFQYAVKHPAFSVRAPEMLRAKSSTTITVSFTGGPAPVTSRLVVSCPGGSWIYHLRGLPSTRK, encoded by the exons tgcaatgtgcgtgagaagcagagccagaccatcctcctgtcgaacccgagcagcgaggcctggaccctgcagcccattgttgaggggaaatactggaaagggcctgaatttatccatctggaggccaggcaaaaagaaaaggcctaccaggtcacctacagacccctaaccatgagctgtgggaacaagaagcatcag ggctccatcttcttccccctgccggacgggacaggcttacgctaccagctggaaggaactgctgaagcccccaggtgttcaggggccatttcccggcaggttccgtgcaggaattcccacacggagctcatccctgtgtccaactggctgcagagaccacagag GTTCCTGGTGGTTATTGAcatgctcaaaccagagaacctggaaagcagttccgtgctgcaggggtgttcatacatcgacgtgccgagctctgcgaagaaggactaccagctcaccttcttctcctacaaagaaggagtctacagggcaaag gtgaccttcctcaacgagacaaccggagagtacttgttccacatggtgactttcaaggtgatggctTCGGGACCCATCGGCACTGTTGAAATGAGCACCGCCGTTCGGCAGAGAGTGTCCTCCACCGTCAAGGTGGacaaccctctgcctgtcccggtgacgtttgccatcaactgcaaagtgccgggcgtcagcgttccacagcactttactgttcctgcacag cagcccctgaaaacgggtgagagcacggggcacctggtgctccagagcagcgacttgggctctctgtcttacaacctgcagctgaaagccacctcgagcaggccagagaagcccgtgtatttccgcaccacgctgggctcccgtcagaccatcaccaccaaaatccggaattttgcccagcaggagaccgagtacctcctacag ACCAACTGTGCCGACTTCCAGAcggcaaaatccatcagtgcggcacccgccagcgctgggggctcggagctgaatgtggaagtgacctttgagccctgccacctgggcaaagccaaggccacgctgcagctcagctctgcactgggcgggcagtactgcatcccactcatcggccttgcgctgccccctgaaccccagggccccttcctcatcccagccggcggcaccacctccatctccttcaggaacgtCTTCCCGAGGGCCACGGCGTTCCAGTATGCCGTAAAGCACCCGGCCTTCAGCGTCAGGGCCCCCGAGATGCTGCgcgccaagagcagcaccaccatcaccgtctccttcacgggcggcccggctcctgtcaccagcaggctggtggtctcTTGCCCTGGCGGCTCCTGGATCTACCACCTCCGGGGCCTGCCCTCCACCCGCAAGTGA